The Echinicola rosea genome has a segment encoding these proteins:
- a CDS encoding PKD domain-containing protein — MANKLSTITTQYHTYKVDQVLTHTQLNESIAFFEDQDRLTRVFLNGVGIVCGFNVSRPYGGTVRISQGIGVTTDGDMFKLLQESSDPEQPGLEMVTGSVDYTFYREFEDLNGNYTKFAKDDDSQISLFELVPASKSLETDTPIADFEGLNDWIVVLYLETFSKEADMCGGIDCDNQGVEQVARVRVLLTDEEGAERLLSEDNIYQKLNAKKIYSQLGKIKLKRALLTTANTQVLQRLENSYYDAITATEIEKLADGLNAIADLLGANLNVDRLKFFKEQPSNKLINPFQYHYDWLRDVIDTYHELVDTLYELNATCLPDITAFPKHLLLGFVGNNNQAEGYRHRFYKSPITGDMSITNNLQSLLDRLNIMLNAFQTTGNTIQITPSKFRGKLGERTIPFYYKPGKGLMDNWNFAKRQRGHTGEILQYDHKVDNQEAVSLTPLEYDLTEVDFYRIEGHQGKTADQALIVLNDFVQQYNLDFDVKMVSINEVIENIRMEDYKCQFEDLMVLLEAWNQELACIAGKISQYFTDMKLGNILSNEPVDEKAKVEETKRTKDFAGRKEIMVSNSKEMEKILKMIKDGTIDHSEAAKYYPEYFGGTNSRKTDSKKDYWNSISKNVVAEEGKFGMVVDKVLKANEDQMLTSDQFKVQAQKEAVHYIGDIELADEVRKTIIDKPIDIIASTIAIGTKIPERLSELEDIHLKDYGESIDRLCSELKEFRRGVKRLSIREEYKTEFQSQAIFFASICCADEKLAVLRKEIDVRKKNILESLQLHKFVEHHPGLDHRAGVSKGGTFVMVYYSSPSEKAAKVPESTKDLAIAVSNEFDDRKKVAWLAEMEVEKERAVRSGDFVKYDALLAEMIKTGAVTEESLMDRTKMVKGARKDYKSTLKDRTVVADFMLPYRCCSDCNPINFIVPRPVVFLDLSTETYCLGLEQDPVSFDVIPTDGTVAVEGEVPGVVISGRFISIDPEAFETEMIGKPISFTVNGEPTEARLIVHEAPLFTINLPEQPVISGLEVTFEPSQTIDGAAYEWDFGDDNGSADEAPSHTYDLPEEVKSVTVSLTITPENGACPRTVTEELEIGHIIIEDTVDLALEPNEFCRGRESTLTPFDVVPEDGKVAGTGVTTNQEGKYVFAPNLVPQSQLGKEITDFTVNGQSVDLVVRVFQSPTLLIDTKVDDHGPNEGYTVTFTITNPPSAAKEYQWIIDGKEQEVTEETSFSQSFNPDVKSVSVRVKAHLGNICEEASSDEMTVTLDEKTEGNCTELGKEEVAKMIGIHQEFINSPQFKEMGRWGQDTMMEAFEAMNSIEQKLDEYQKGNGNGDLQEIFDKQFSNLVSYLREMHSDGGAKDAPMKHLYRDYVRLFYLILKCQAPDVLEESVKDLQPLTDKISNDFNSLVESQVNWDPNKTLGGFYEEVLRSFEGVSFLLEAIRKQASILNQ; from the coding sequence ATGGCTAATAAACTAAGTACCATAACCACACAGTACCACACCTACAAGGTGGATCAGGTACTGACCCATACACAGCTTAATGAATCCATCGCTTTTTTTGAGGATCAGGATAGGCTGACGCGTGTATTTTTGAATGGTGTCGGCATCGTATGTGGATTTAACGTGAGTCGGCCTTATGGTGGAACCGTAAGGATCTCACAAGGAATCGGTGTGACGACGGATGGAGATATGTTCAAGTTGCTACAGGAATCCAGTGATCCCGAGCAACCTGGCTTGGAAATGGTGACGGGGTCCGTTGACTATACTTTTTATCGTGAATTCGAGGACCTTAATGGCAACTACACCAAATTCGCCAAAGACGACGACAGTCAGATTTCCCTATTTGAGCTGGTGCCAGCATCAAAAAGTTTAGAGACGGATACACCAATAGCAGATTTTGAGGGCCTGAATGATTGGATAGTGGTGCTATACCTGGAGACGTTTTCCAAGGAAGCGGATATGTGTGGCGGTATAGATTGTGACAATCAAGGAGTCGAACAAGTGGCACGGGTACGTGTACTGCTTACCGATGAAGAAGGTGCCGAACGACTGCTGTCTGAAGACAATATTTACCAAAAGCTAAATGCAAAAAAAATCTACAGTCAACTCGGTAAGATCAAGCTGAAACGTGCATTGCTCACTACTGCCAATACCCAAGTGCTCCAAAGACTGGAAAACAGTTACTATGATGCCATAACAGCTACTGAAATAGAGAAATTGGCCGATGGACTTAATGCCATTGCGGATCTACTGGGGGCAAACTTGAATGTGGACAGGCTCAAGTTCTTTAAAGAACAGCCCAGCAACAAATTGATCAATCCGTTCCAATACCACTACGACTGGCTTCGGGATGTAATTGACACCTATCATGAGCTTGTCGATACTTTATATGAACTCAATGCTACATGTCTTCCTGATATCACCGCCTTTCCAAAGCACTTGTTGCTGGGTTTTGTGGGCAATAATAATCAGGCCGAAGGGTATCGCCATCGTTTTTATAAGTCTCCCATCACCGGTGACATGAGCATTACCAACAACCTCCAATCTCTTCTGGATCGCCTGAACATCATGTTGAACGCTTTTCAAACCACTGGAAATACCATACAAATCACCCCTTCCAAATTTCGGGGAAAGCTGGGTGAAAGGACCATTCCATTTTACTATAAACCGGGCAAGGGTTTAATGGACAACTGGAATTTTGCCAAACGACAACGCGGGCACACCGGGGAGATCCTCCAGTATGACCATAAAGTTGACAATCAAGAAGCGGTAAGCCTGACCCCATTGGAATATGATTTGACAGAAGTAGATTTTTACAGGATCGAAGGACATCAAGGAAAGACTGCAGACCAAGCACTGATCGTGCTAAATGATTTTGTCCAGCAGTATAACTTAGACTTTGATGTAAAGATGGTCTCCATCAATGAGGTAATTGAAAACATTCGCATGGAAGATTACAAGTGTCAATTCGAAGACCTTATGGTTCTTTTGGAAGCTTGGAATCAAGAATTGGCCTGCATTGCAGGTAAAATATCCCAATACTTTACAGATATGAAATTGGGAAATATACTATCCAATGAGCCTGTGGATGAAAAGGCTAAAGTCGAAGAAACAAAAAGAACAAAGGATTTTGCCGGTCGCAAGGAAATCATGGTTTCCAACTCCAAAGAAATGGAGAAAATCCTAAAGATGATCAAAGATGGTACGATTGACCATAGCGAAGCGGCCAAATACTATCCCGAGTACTTTGGTGGCACGAATTCCCGTAAGACAGACAGCAAGAAGGATTATTGGAATAGCATTTCAAAAAATGTAGTGGCAGAAGAAGGGAAATTTGGGATGGTGGTGGATAAAGTACTGAAAGCCAATGAAGACCAAATGCTCACTTCAGACCAGTTTAAGGTACAGGCCCAAAAAGAGGCGGTACATTACATTGGAGACATCGAACTCGCCGATGAGGTTAGGAAAACGATAATAGACAAACCAATCGACATTATCGCAAGTACGATCGCCATTGGCACCAAAATACCCGAAAGGCTCAGTGAATTGGAAGACATTCACCTAAAGGATTATGGAGAATCGATCGATCGCTTGTGCAGTGAGCTAAAGGAGTTTCGTCGAGGTGTAAAGAGACTTTCCATCAGAGAAGAGTACAAGACAGAGTTTCAATCCCAAGCAATATTTTTCGCATCCATATGCTGTGCGGACGAAAAACTGGCAGTACTGCGGAAAGAAATAGACGTTAGAAAAAAGAATATTTTGGAATCATTGCAGCTCCACAAATTTGTGGAACATCATCCCGGTTTGGACCATAGGGCAGGGGTGAGCAAAGGCGGTACCTTCGTGATGGTTTATTATTCCAGTCCTTCGGAAAAAGCCGCTAAAGTCCCAGAATCGACCAAAGATCTGGCAATTGCTGTATCCAATGAATTCGATGACCGCAAGAAAGTTGCGTGGTTAGCAGAAATGGAAGTAGAGAAGGAAAGGGCAGTTCGATCAGGGGATTTTGTAAAATATGATGCCCTGCTAGCAGAAATGATCAAGACCGGAGCAGTTACCGAGGAATCATTAATGGATCGGACAAAAATGGTGAAAGGGGCTAGAAAAGACTACAAAAGCACCTTGAAAGACAGAACGGTAGTGGCTGATTTTATGCTTCCCTACCGCTGCTGCTCAGACTGTAACCCGATCAATTTTATCGTGCCAAGACCAGTGGTGTTTCTTGACCTTAGCACCGAAACGTACTGTTTGGGTTTGGAGCAGGATCCTGTTTCATTCGATGTAATTCCAACGGATGGTACTGTGGCAGTAGAAGGAGAGGTGCCGGGAGTAGTGATCTCGGGACGGTTTATCAGCATCGATCCAGAAGCATTCGAAACGGAGATGATCGGAAAACCCATCAGCTTTACAGTCAATGGAGAGCCTACAGAAGCACGACTTATCGTCCACGAAGCACCGCTATTTACCATCAATCTACCCGAGCAGCCTGTGATAAGCGGTTTGGAGGTTACATTCGAACCGTCACAGACTATTGATGGAGCAGCGTATGAATGGGATTTTGGTGATGACAATGGATCTGCAGATGAAGCCCCTAGTCATACCTATGATTTGCCTGAAGAAGTCAAATCCGTAACGGTTTCACTGACCATCACGCCCGAAAACGGTGCATGTCCCCGTACGGTTACTGAAGAGCTAGAGATTGGCCATATCATCATCGAAGATACCGTTGATTTGGCACTAGAACCAAATGAATTCTGTCGTGGCCGGGAAAGCACACTAACGCCTTTTGACGTGGTACCGGAAGATGGAAAAGTAGCCGGTACAGGGGTAACCACCAATCAGGAAGGAAAATATGTATTTGCCCCCAATTTGGTGCCGCAAAGCCAATTGGGAAAAGAAATTACTGATTTTACCGTAAATGGCCAATCGGTGGATTTGGTGGTAAGGGTTTTCCAAAGCCCGACTTTGTTGATTGACACCAAAGTAGATGACCATGGTCCCAATGAAGGTTATACGGTAACCTTTACCATTACCAATCCTCCAAGTGCTGCCAAAGAGTACCAATGGATCATAGATGGGAAGGAACAGGAAGTCACGGAGGAAACCAGCTTTAGTCAATCCTTCAATCCAGATGTAAAATCAGTATCGGTCCGTGTGAAGGCCCATCTCGGAAATATTTGTGAAGAAGCTTCATCGGATGAAATGACGGTAACGTTGGATGAAAAAACGGAGGGGAATTGTACTGAACTAGGGAAAGAAGAGGTGGCCAAAATGATTGGTATTCATCAGGAATTTATCAATTCACCCCAGTTTAAGGAAATGGGCCGTTGGGGCCAGGATACCATGATGGAGGCCTTCGAGGCAATGAATTCAATCGAGCAAAAACTGGATGAATATCAAAAGGGAAATGGCAATGGTGATTTGCAAGAAATTTTTGATAAGCAGTTTAGCAATTTGGTCTCTTACCTTCGTGAAATGCATTCTGATGGTGGAGCAAAAGACGCTCCCATGAAGCATTTGTACAGAGATTACGTCCGTCTATTCTATTTGATATTGAAATGTCAAGCGCCTGATGTGCTGGAGGAATCGGTAAAGGATTTACAGCCATTAACCGATAAAATTTCCAATGATTTCAATTCATTGGTAGAAAGTCAGGTGAATTGGGATCCAAATAAGACCTTGGGTGGCTTTTATGAAGAGGTCTTGCGGTCCTTTGAAGGAGTTTCGTTCCTTTTAGAAGCAATACGGAAGCAGGCAAGTATTCTTAATCAGTGA
- a CDS encoding replication endonuclease, with amino-acid sequence MSTLKEHITIPRDITSKDDLDFDFLRQEGIRYIQELGSKLWTDYNVHDPGITMLEVLSYAITDLGNRINLPIEDLMTRQNVGLEGQFYQVADILPSAPTSASDYRKLMIDIQGVKNAWLKKEDITLYADLKNEKLSYAPIADPNVKTHQKTSFTLKGLYRFLVETDNADKELPESLKQQIFKSFHAHRNLCEELIAVEAVESVPISVCANIEVGPEADEELIHAQITVALEDYMAPSPRFYSLKEMIGKGYGTAEIFEGPVLSHGFLDPKELETSKLRREVRLTDIINIIMGIKGVKVVKEITLGHCDDHDGNGDTPWVICIPENKKPTLCSKTTLNFFKGLLPVNINKARAKTYKQNILKARHDKDVLAGQDRFPEIPKGNYGEWGAYSSIQHSFPETYGLSDKGLPQQLGMPRRALAKQLKGYLLFFDQILASYFKHLEKVSDLLSMDQSPKITYFTQAVKDIKAGKELFKDSSILEDEERLSKSLIGMLDDPVTRRNELMDHLMARFAENFGNYAFLMKLLYGKSTDEIVLDNKLEFLKDYKEISKKRGDAFDYYEQPKSKLWDTDNVSGAQKRIARLVGIKNYDRRNLSDSLIEIYKYKNTDDEEVYRWRIRSEGGSILLSSTTDYPSYTKAGQEMYFTILKVIETDNEKIQHLLDPEHELYQLFDTSIQLEAFHFHKAETSDKYSFDIINPAIESESSPDFIIAKQYHFHKDKETAVKAALKLIDFLKHKFTEEGIFLVEHILLRPSEDDAEHFDQWESDGKAFTKGHFLPFCSDDYDNCKLIDPYSFRVSIILPGFTYRFANKDFRNYLENVIREELPAHIVAKICWIGYREGEEPELHQEDVENPEDTLYKENQLVRFEKAYKEFLHELTDIHKRKDNIASINKYNGTLNEMIASLTGLHSIYPTGRLYDCTDEEEDLDGKLILGKTNLGTL; translated from the coding sequence ATGTCAACATTAAAAGAACATATCACGATCCCCAGGGACATCACGTCCAAAGACGACCTTGATTTTGACTTTTTAAGGCAAGAGGGCATACGCTATATCCAGGAGTTGGGCAGTAAGCTGTGGACAGATTATAATGTCCATGATCCTGGGATCACCATGCTCGAGGTACTGAGCTATGCCATTACAGACCTCGGCAATCGCATCAACCTGCCCATTGAAGACCTGATGACACGGCAAAATGTGGGACTGGAAGGGCAATTTTACCAAGTGGCGGATATACTTCCGTCTGCACCGACTTCTGCCAGTGACTATCGTAAGCTGATGATAGATATCCAAGGTGTCAAAAATGCCTGGCTAAAAAAAGAGGACATCACGCTCTATGCCGATCTTAAAAACGAGAAGTTGTCCTATGCCCCTATTGCTGACCCGAATGTCAAAACCCACCAAAAAACATCCTTTACCCTAAAAGGCCTCTATCGTTTTTTAGTAGAAACTGATAATGCTGACAAAGAATTGCCTGAGTCGCTAAAACAACAAATCTTTAAGTCATTTCATGCCCACCGCAATTTATGCGAAGAGCTGATTGCAGTAGAGGCAGTAGAATCCGTACCCATTTCCGTCTGTGCGAATATCGAAGTGGGGCCAGAAGCCGATGAGGAGCTGATTCATGCACAAATCACCGTGGCCCTAGAGGATTATATGGCGCCATCACCGCGGTTTTATTCCCTAAAGGAAATGATCGGTAAAGGGTATGGCACAGCAGAGATTTTTGAAGGGCCCGTTTTATCGCATGGTTTCCTAGATCCAAAGGAATTGGAAACTTCTAAACTCAGAAGGGAAGTGAGGCTCACAGATATCATCAATATCATCATGGGTATCAAGGGGGTGAAAGTAGTGAAGGAAATCACCCTCGGTCACTGTGATGATCATGATGGGAATGGAGATACGCCATGGGTTATCTGTATCCCGGAAAACAAGAAACCAACGCTATGTTCCAAAACTACCTTGAACTTCTTCAAAGGCCTTTTGCCGGTCAATATAAATAAAGCCAGGGCCAAAACGTATAAGCAAAATATCCTTAAAGCCAGACATGATAAGGATGTATTGGCCGGACAGGACAGGTTTCCAGAAATTCCCAAAGGAAACTATGGAGAATGGGGAGCTTACAGCAGCATCCAACATAGTTTTCCGGAAACATATGGCCTCAGTGACAAAGGCCTTCCACAACAATTGGGCATGCCAAGACGAGCTCTTGCCAAGCAGTTGAAAGGGTATTTGTTGTTTTTTGATCAAATCCTGGCGTCTTATTTCAAGCACCTTGAAAAAGTCAGTGACCTACTTTCCATGGATCAAAGTCCAAAAATCACCTACTTTACCCAAGCAGTAAAGGACATAAAAGCGGGCAAGGAGCTATTTAAAGATAGTTCGATTTTGGAAGACGAAGAGAGACTCTCCAAATCCCTGATAGGGATGCTGGATGATCCCGTCACCAGGAGGAATGAGCTCATGGATCATCTGATGGCACGTTTTGCGGAGAACTTTGGGAATTATGCCTTTCTGATGAAGCTGCTTTATGGAAAAAGTACCGATGAGATTGTACTGGATAATAAGCTGGAGTTTTTGAAGGATTATAAAGAAATAAGCAAAAAAAGGGGCGATGCATTCGACTATTATGAACAGCCCAAATCGAAACTTTGGGATACGGATAATGTCTCCGGGGCACAAAAGCGTATTGCCCGCTTGGTGGGGATAAAAAATTATGACCGAAGGAATTTGTCCGATTCGCTTATAGAAATCTACAAGTATAAAAATACAGATGATGAGGAGGTTTATCGCTGGAGAATTAGAAGTGAAGGTGGTAGCATTTTACTGTCCTCGACTACCGATTATCCAAGTTATACTAAAGCTGGTCAGGAAATGTATTTTACGATTCTAAAGGTTATCGAAACGGACAATGAAAAAATACAGCACCTTTTGGATCCTGAGCATGAGCTTTACCAACTTTTCGATACATCCATCCAGTTAGAGGCATTCCATTTTCACAAAGCCGAGACTTCGGATAAATACAGCTTTGATATCATCAATCCTGCGATTGAATCTGAGTCCAGTCCTGATTTTATCATTGCAAAGCAATATCATTTTCACAAAGACAAAGAAACAGCGGTAAAAGCCGCCCTGAAATTGATTGATTTTTTGAAGCACAAATTTACAGAGGAAGGAATATTCTTAGTAGAACACATCCTGCTGCGGCCAAGCGAAGATGATGCAGAACACTTTGACCAATGGGAAAGCGATGGCAAAGCGTTTACGAAGGGCCATTTTCTCCCTTTTTGCTCGGATGACTATGACAACTGCAAGCTGATCGATCCTTATTCCTTCAGGGTGAGCATTATCCTTCCTGGATTTACCTATCGCTTTGCCAATAAAGACTTTAGGAATTATTTGGAGAATGTCATTCGTGAGGAACTACCCGCCCATATCGTGGCAAAAATCTGCTGGATAGGCTATCGGGAAGGGGAAGAACCTGAACTTCACCAAGAGGATGTAGAAAACCCAGAAGATACCCTCTACAAAGAGAATCAATTGGTAAGGTTTGAGAAGGCTTACAAGGAATTTTTGCATGAATTGACTGACATTCACAAACGAAAAGACAATATCGCTTCCATAAACAAATACAATGGAACCTTAAATGAAATGATCGCTTCCTTGACAGGGCTTCATAGCATTTATCCAACCGGTCGATTGTACGATTGTACAGATGAGGAGGAAGATCTGGATGGAAAATTAATACTAGGAAAAACGAATTTGGGAACTCTATAA
- a CDS encoding baseplate J/gp47 family protein gives MSADCNHIVNILNRDGTGRPDLTLDHLSPDSVKLQNFELGDWYAFALNFSKHVLFYAKESDDTPVGDWEKFFGHFLKDTSWLDNLDDRDKLEMLKDSFDQFLAEKASTKDLTPHLTLFVCFIKLLQNSQNRFNQLTKRHLDFYYQEILQIEKEPLTPDHVYLIFELAKNLSEGKLEKDTALDGGKDSAGIKRTYLTMEESIINKTQVAALKSVYNDITVDKAAIKHLDTSDATGTMVMAPIANSYDGQGEDFPKDANKWWPFGYTKSCNASTQLPPLPSARLGFTIGSQLFHLAEGNRWITLTLLFEHDILDETIDLVLLRKALKLELTGEKGWIGEEVFTLENEPEFMDGPIGNNQLILQINLDESVSPVSTYNAEIHGGNYAIQTPLLRVIFRTEKREGYNLYRLLNENALHQVTVQTDVFGVENVKIESDLGPLNPTKPFFPFGPRALKGASFTLYYPEAMSKPLSSINFSMDYLNTPDDFAEHYMAYNSPAIIKDITKKFKEAEEAKTSQNRKTILKNYLDQKSVEAKEAVHSSIMVSMDQTVTGDGYFKVRKSPDDVSETNNLFQKNGTRYSSAFNFDTPQWETGEDKKLKISLVNSFLHEKYPHYFTVATINGKEQIDDVSLLPNEPYTPLVENLRLDYTAKASIDFWSESAEKNIHLIHEEPFGHLKVFSPEIAKAKKDLMIVPSFCRGGELYIGLENAKALQQVTLLLQFLEGSENPATKDIFKGNQQISWHYLKDDRWEELKSDHVLLNQSPRFLKSGILRISLPKDATTENTKLPAGLHWLRASMRKPYDVVCQLIDIKAQAVEAVFEDNSNTGDHLAKGLDAETISKLQQRLSSIKSITQPYASFSGKDQESDEAYYRRISERLRHKNRAITLWDYEHLILQHFPNVYKVKCLNHTCEQAFQSPGNVTIILVPDTVKKAVFDIYQPRVSQATLNEVATFINDLNSFHVEAKVINPNYEEVKVETKVKFHEGFDVSFYQTQMQEDLKRFLSPWAYDQTETVQFGVTLHRSQVIHYLEELPYVDYLEAVKLKKRNPSSPPCSPTFEEVSTKDYIRPLNPKSILVSAKNHTITPITHTCSSEPNQPNEECQH, from the coding sequence ATGAGCGCAGATTGCAATCATATTGTTAATATTTTGAACAGGGACGGAACGGGAAGACCTGATTTGACCTTGGACCATCTGTCTCCTGACAGTGTGAAACTACAGAACTTCGAACTTGGGGATTGGTATGCTTTTGCACTGAATTTTTCTAAACACGTTCTTTTTTATGCCAAGGAATCAGATGATACGCCCGTTGGCGATTGGGAAAAATTCTTCGGTCACTTTCTGAAAGACACCTCTTGGCTGGACAATTTGGATGACAGGGATAAACTGGAAATGCTAAAAGATTCCTTTGACCAATTTTTAGCCGAGAAAGCCAGTACAAAAGACCTTACGCCGCATCTAACGCTATTTGTTTGTTTTATCAAATTGCTGCAAAACAGCCAGAATCGCTTTAATCAACTCACCAAAAGACACCTTGATTTCTACTATCAAGAAATCCTTCAGATTGAAAAAGAGCCACTAACGCCTGATCATGTTTATTTGATATTTGAGCTTGCCAAGAACTTATCTGAAGGAAAACTGGAAAAAGACACTGCGCTGGATGGAGGTAAAGACAGTGCCGGAATCAAAAGGACTTACTTGACGATGGAAGAATCCATCATCAATAAGACTCAAGTCGCTGCACTGAAAAGTGTCTATAACGATATCACGGTAGATAAAGCAGCCATCAAACACCTTGACACATCGGATGCAACAGGAACGATGGTGATGGCCCCCATTGCCAATTCCTATGACGGGCAAGGAGAAGACTTTCCGAAAGATGCCAATAAATGGTGGCCCTTTGGATATACCAAAAGCTGCAATGCCTCCACACAGCTGCCTCCATTACCAAGCGCCAGATTGGGTTTTACAATCGGTAGCCAGCTGTTTCACCTTGCCGAGGGTAATCGGTGGATTACGCTTACCCTGTTGTTTGAACATGATATCCTGGATGAAACTATAGACCTGGTTCTTTTACGAAAAGCCCTAAAACTAGAACTTACCGGTGAAAAGGGCTGGATAGGAGAGGAAGTGTTTACGCTAGAAAATGAACCGGAGTTTATGGATGGTCCTATCGGAAATAACCAATTGATCCTTCAAATCAACTTGGATGAATCTGTTTCTCCTGTCAGTACATATAATGCTGAAATTCACGGTGGGAATTATGCCATCCAAACCCCCTTGCTGCGGGTGATTTTTAGGACAGAGAAAAGGGAAGGATATAACCTTTATCGTTTGCTCAATGAAAATGCATTGCATCAGGTCACTGTCCAGACGGATGTTTTTGGAGTGGAGAATGTGAAAATTGAAAGTGATCTGGGTCCGTTAAATCCGACCAAACCATTTTTCCCATTCGGACCGCGGGCGCTTAAAGGAGCAAGCTTTACCCTGTATTATCCCGAAGCTATGTCCAAGCCACTCTCGAGCATCAACTTTAGTATGGATTACCTGAATACGCCGGATGATTTTGCCGAGCATTATATGGCTTATAATTCCCCAGCGATAATAAAAGACATTACAAAGAAATTTAAGGAGGCGGAAGAGGCAAAGACATCACAAAATCGTAAAACCATACTAAAGAATTATTTAGACCAAAAGTCCGTCGAAGCAAAGGAAGCAGTTCATTCAAGTATAATGGTATCAATGGACCAAACGGTCACCGGTGACGGTTATTTTAAAGTCAGAAAATCCCCTGACGATGTTTCCGAAACCAATAATTTGTTCCAAAAAAATGGAACACGCTATTCATCTGCTTTTAATTTTGATACCCCCCAATGGGAAACAGGTGAAGATAAAAAGCTAAAAATCAGTTTAGTAAATTCATTTCTGCATGAAAAATATCCACATTATTTCACCGTGGCAACGATCAACGGTAAAGAACAAATTGACGATGTCAGTCTGCTTCCAAACGAGCCGTACACGCCGCTAGTAGAAAATCTCAGGCTGGATTATACCGCAAAGGCATCCATTGACTTTTGGTCAGAAAGTGCAGAGAAAAATATCCACCTCATCCATGAAGAGCCATTTGGGCATTTGAAGGTGTTTTCACCCGAAATAGCAAAGGCTAAGAAAGACCTGATGATAGTTCCCTCATTTTGCAGAGGCGGAGAACTTTATATTGGCTTGGAAAATGCAAAAGCCCTTCAGCAGGTCACCTTGTTATTGCAGTTTTTGGAAGGGAGTGAAAATCCAGCCACCAAGGATATTTTCAAGGGCAACCAACAGATAAGCTGGCATTATTTAAAAGATGACCGTTGGGAGGAGTTGAAAAGCGACCATGTGCTGCTAAACCAAAGTCCGCGATTTTTGAAATCAGGAATTTTGCGTATTTCCCTACCCAAAGATGCCACCACAGAAAACACCAAACTACCTGCTGGACTTCATTGGCTGCGAGCGTCCATGAGAAAGCCCTATGATGTGGTTTGTCAGCTGATTGACATCAAGGCCCAAGCTGTAGAAGCGGTATTTGAGGACAATAGCAATACAGGAGACCATCTTGCCAAAGGGTTGGATGCCGAAACGATCAGCAAGTTACAGCAACGCCTCAGCAGTATTAAATCCATTACACAACCTTATGCCTCTTTTAGTGGCAAGGACCAAGAAAGTGACGAAGCTTATTACCGAAGGATCAGCGAACGGTTGAGGCATAAAAACAGGGCCATTACCCTTTGGGATTATGAACATTTGATCCTACAACATTTTCCCAACGTCTATAAGGTAAAATGCCTCAACCATACATGTGAGCAGGCATTTCAATCTCCGGGTAATGTAACGATTATCCTAGTGCCAGACACCGTCAAGAAAGCGGTTTTTGATATTTATCAACCCAGGGTCAGCCAAGCCACCTTAAATGAAGTAGCTACTTTTATCAACGACCTGAACAGCTTTCATGTAGAGGCTAAGGTAATCAACCCAAATTATGAAGAAGTGAAAGTAGAAACCAAAGTGAAATTTCATGAGGGATTTGATGTAAGCTTCTATCAAACCCAAATGCAGGAAGACCTTAAACGATTTCTTTCTCCATGGGCATATGATCAGACGGAGACCGTTCAGTTTGGTGTCACGCTACACCGCAGTCAAGTGATTCATTACTTGGAAGAGCTTCCCTATGTAGACTACTTAGAAGCAGTAAAGCTAAAGAAGCGCAACCCCAGCAGTCCTCCCTGCTCACCTACGTTCGAGGAAGTATCGACCAAAGACTATATCCGTCCGCTGAATCCCAAATCCATCTTGGTTTCGGCAAAAAACCATACGATCACACCGATCACGCATACCTGTTCCAGTGAACCCAATCAACCCAACGAGGAATGTCAACATTAA
- a CDS encoding GPW/gp25 family protein, with product MADSNEFLGTGWSFPPEFNKESGRLKTSTGVEDINQSLEILFGTKLGERIMQPTYGCNLDELLFSSMNRTLKTYVTELIKNAILYHEPRIETEKIDITQGDELKGELLIHLHYRVRATNARKNMVYPFYMEEGTDISR from the coding sequence ATGGCAGATAGTAACGAATTTTTAGGAACCGGATGGAGCTTTCCCCCAGAATTCAACAAGGAAAGCGGTCGCTTAAAAACAAGTACCGGAGTGGAAGACATCAACCAAAGTCTGGAAATCCTTTTTGGAACCAAGCTTGGTGAGCGAATCATGCAGCCTACCTATGGCTGTAACCTTGACGAACTATTGTTCAGTTCGATGAACAGGACCTTGAAAACTTACGTCACCGAGCTGATCAAAAATGCCATACTCTACCATGAACCAAGGATTGAAACGGAGAAAATCGACATTACACAAGGAGACGAATTAAAGGGAGAGTTACTCATTCACCTCCATTACAGGGTCAGGGCCACTAATGCCAGAAAAAATATGGTATATCCCTTTTATATGGAAGAGGGTACTGATATCAGCAGGTAA
- a CDS encoding PAAR domain-containing protein — protein sequence MGMPAARANDMHVCPMVTGTVPHVGGPIMPPGEPTVLIGGMPAARVGDMATCTGPPDSIVMGSSSVMIGGMPAARLGDTTAHGGSIVIGEPTVLIG from the coding sequence ATGGGAATGCCAGCAGCAAGAGCAAATGATATGCATGTCTGTCCAATGGTGACAGGCACCGTTCCCCATGTAGGAGGCCCTATCATGCCACCTGGTGAGCCTACCGTCTTGATCGGTGGCATGCCGGCAGCACGTGTGGGGGATATGGCCACGTGCACTGGACCTCCTGACAGTATCGTGATGGGATCGTCTTCGGTAATGATAGGAGGGATGCCGGCGGCGAGGCTCGGAGATACCACAGCCCATGGAGGCAGTATTGTAATTGGCGAACCTACAGTATTAATCGGATAA